One window of the Thermodesulfobacteriota bacterium genome contains the following:
- a CDS encoding 4Fe-4S dicluster domain-containing protein has translation MLTIAAPQNCSGCRLCALACSFENTRAFSLAAASIRIERVKNENAFQPRVLDECTGCGLCVPFCEYGVLAEA, from the coding sequence ATGCTCACCATCGCCGCGCCGCAAAACTGCTCCGGGTGCAGGCTCTGCGCCCTGGCCTGCTCGTTCGAGAACACCCGCGCGTTCAGCCTCGCGGCTGCCAGCATTCGCATCGAGAGGGTCAAGAACGAGAACGCCTTTCAGCCTCGCGTTCTCGACGAGTGCACCGGGTGCGGGCTGTGCGTGCCCTTCTGCGAGTATGGCGTGCTGGCGGAAGCCTGA